The genomic interval AGTAGCAGGCATCCTTGATGCGCCGGTTCAGGGTGAAGGGCTTCCCATTGATGGTCAGCAAATTGTTGCCGCGATTGCTGCGCGTAAAGCAGACATCCAAATGATCGAAGCTCTCCTTTTTACCCGATTTTCGTTTCAGCGGTGGCAACTGTATTTTATAGTCGGATAGTAGGGTATCTGGAAAACCAAAGGGTTTGATGGCTTCATTAGAAGATTTGCTAAACTATAAAGTATTCTACTCTTTCATATTAATTCAAATTCAGACTAGACAAactaaattcaattgaaatatatgtaaattctttttattatttccatATAGCATTCGTCTTACAAGCTCAGAATCTTATATTAATCATCTTAAAAGTAAAGCTTTATTTTATAAAGAACTATTTGTTGTTATAAAACTTTTAtagattattttttatatatgtttattaatgCGTTAAAGTCTTACCGTGTGTccatattgttgttgccgtgttttacatatttttcgtGTAAATATAGCGAGTATatgataaattttaaataattacaattacaagACGCACTTCTCTTTTTACACACTTTCACACGcttcatttataaaaaaaaatcctcTTAATTCTGTATTAAGTCGTGTTGTTTCAATATTTGAACACGAACACGTCGTGTTGAGTCGCCCTTGACAATATTGCCAACTGCCTGATTAAGTTTTCTAGCTACAAATTGGCCATAAACAGCTAGTTCCTATTATTGGCAGTATTAATTAACAAAACGCTAGCTGTTTTTAGCTGACAATCTATGTAAGTCGCTAAAAGTAGCCAGAAAACAGCTGAATCGGCAGCACACAAAAGCAAAGCTAGACATAGGCCCAAttctatttattattgtttgaaatattatttaatttttgtgtaaTTACACTTTAAATGTTCACACAGGACACAGCAAAGAAAATGCTCTGCAAATTGGTTAGCAGACATTTTAACTGCCAGACAgataattatgtatgtatgtcggCCATTATAAATTGGAAGCTGCATTTGGCAGACACAGATGCAGGGCGCGGGCGGATGACATGTTGCATTGTTGTTTCATTAATTTGCGCGCGAATTAGGTGTGTTAAGGTGTGGGGCAAAGTATAATTAAGGGAATTATTAACATTAAACGCATTGGCATCTGGCACATATTAAGGGCTGGCTGGAGAAGCTGCGCGCAAATTGTAGACTATGTTAATGTCAATCACAGATTTATGtcactttaaatatattaaatgtgTACTTTTAGGATTTCGATTTACTTCACGTCTGCAGCTTTGATGCCATAATTTGTacacaaactttttttttttttattctcttttacaaacacaaacacaatatatgtacattagTACATACATCAATTATGCTcacatcagcaacagcttcTTTCCCACAATTACACTCTCGCCTGCATTATAGAGGCCACAGCAAGGTATTTACTGTACGCtattcacattttatttgttttaaccAATTATTCAGTAATTTCTTACAGCATTTgctgaaattttgttttctcaaCTCCGGCGACTTCTGGCGTTGCCAGATGTTTGGCGTTGCCACACGCTTAATGTGCAAAGCAACACTGAGTTAgcattttttatgtgtgtgttagtgtgtctGTCTCAAAAGACGTGCATTTTCTAGTTTGCCAAGATATTAACAATTGTCAAATGGCGTTTAAAGTGATTACAAATTTAAACGCAGAATTTGTGTATTGAGTATTTCAAGTGTTGATTGTGAAATGTGCCTTGTTATTAGCAAGAGAAATGCCCAAAGCATTCGCCGCGTTCGCTTCGCAAATGTAGGATCTCATTTTaaaactttatatacatatatatgtaaaataaaataatacagcaagcattaaatgtgtttttttttatttaatttataatttttaaattcattgccaatattattactatttaataattgtgtgtgcatttgcaGTGCCGCCAAAGCAAACGCCAACCGGAAAGGGCAAAAAGGAAGCGGAAATAAGCATAAGGGCAACCAAGGATGCGCGAATACCGCTATTTGCGGGCAGCAAAGTGTTTGTCTCAAAAGAAGACTTAGCCAAGGTTTATGTGCCCATTCCGCCCATATACACATCGCGTGTAACTGACCTGGTCATTGGCAAGGAGCAGCTGAAACGCATAGCGCGGGGCGAGCTACAACCAGAGAAGGATCTGTTCCAGGCAATTATAAGTATATGACACACAATATAATAACTGTTATATGTTATACTAAATTATGCTCTGCCGCAGCTCATGTATGCCAGGTTTTCGCCCGGCGCGGCGACAAGCTAAAGGAAGCCACAGTCCAGGAGTTCATAGACCACAAATTGGCCACCATCAAAGCCAACCTGGCCGGCGGCCGTAGTTAGTTAGtagttttatacaaaatataaacaaatttgccTCATTGTATGTCGAGTGTTGAtaactgaaaaataaaatgttgtagaACAATTTGTTAATACCCCCGCCCCGCCCTTGTGATGTGTAGCCTATAAAACTTGCAAACAATATGTGTATTTCGCTATCTTTGTAACGTCctaatccatatatatataattctttGCTCTTTGTAGGTGTCATGCAGTCCATCCGGGCGCTCTTCGAGGACAAGAACACCAGCACAAACATTCAGTATACGACCACGCAACGTGGTCGCATCATGCTCATCTACAATGGCTATCGATATGTGGTGAATCGTCAAAGTCTGAAAAACGTATTCTGGCGATGCTCACGGTATGTGAAGCACTGCTGTCGCGCTACCCTGGTCACGTCCAAGGTGAACGATGTGACGCTTCGGATTGCCGGCTCGCCGCACACCCATGGGCCCGAGGTGAAGGCGGATGAATGCAGTTCGCCGGAGTTTACCGTTGAGATCCTCGACGAGCTGTCGGAGCTACAATAAACTATTTTCTTCCCCGTCATATTTGTTTAATGCATAAGATGTCACTGCAATAAATTGAATAGCACATGAATGTCTTCATGTTATCGTTTCTCTGCTACAGAAATAAGCCTAGCTTGTAGATATTTCGCAACTAATTAACTAATCCTTGCGCCTCTTGCAGTTGACGTCAAGCTGGAGTTTAGTTCGGAGCACTCGGCGAACACTACGCCGATTCCGTCGGAAACGGATGCTGCTATTGCCGCCTTCACCGTGGCGTGCCTCAGTGACGAGGACTCCATGTGCATACGGAAACCGTTTACGCTGCCAAAAATTCTCGATGGTAAGTTCTATAAGAATATACAACCCAACCAGAAGACGCCCGGCGCCATACAAGCCACCTGCACCAGCTGCTTTGGCCTCATATCGGGCACTACCAAATCCACCGGCAATTTCCTCAGCCACATCAAGCGTCGCCACAAGGAGCTATTGCCGCTCTGCCAGCTCTACTGTCAGGCCAAAAGCAATGTCAGCACGAACGCCAGCTTGAGCAACAGCAAACCCGCGATTCCAATCCAAACCTCAAGTGCcattgagcagcagcagcagccgagcaTGGCACAGCTGCCCACAGCGTATGCGACGACCACGGGCCACCTGGCGGTGCCCATGCCCCTGGCCATGCCGCTGTCCATGCCGGTCACCGTGCAGGCACCGCAAATGATGGCACTgatgcagcagcatcaacggAGCACAGCGATGCCTCAGCTACAGAGCTTAGGTCCCGGCGGCCATGCTGCCGTGTACATCAGCAAGGATTACTAGAGCGACCGGGTGTGGCCGTTGGAAGACAGTAGAGTACCTATCCTAAGTGCAACTTCGTCAACAGGTCTTtggtatatattttgtatcaATTGTCAATTAACGAAAATTATGTGTAcattataaattttgtattataaaaaacaaagctgGTTTCGTaagttttttatgcaaatgtatggacCAGAAGGCCTTCCTCTTAATGTTGTTAAAAGGAACTGTGAGAAATGGTAAAAATCGAAAATGAGGAGAGCTAGGTTTTCgtatagaaaaaataaattataagaaTTCCTCTTTCTCCTGAATGCAGCTATGTTTTTGTATAGAATATACAGATTAAAAATATTCCATTTAGGAGAAGGAAATGAATTATTTCTAGTCTTTTGCAGAGCTAAAGCTGGTGCTAGAATTTTTGTTAGAGTATCTCCAAGTCGACTGGACTTAAACTTTGCGCCAGTTGCTTGTACTTTGACTCTACAATAGAACTCATGAGCAAAtcgatatattaaaaatgtaatataataAAGTTTATACAAAGCCAAAATCTAAAAAATATCATTTGAAACAGTTTTCGTTTACGCAATCCTTACCAagtttatttctattatttatgtattttttataagcTATCAAGCTAATCTTCTTTCTTGTCTAGCCTGCAGTTTGAACCGACAAAAACTGACAGCTCCTCCGCCGCGAACTGCAATCTTTACTTAAGTTTCATTCATGTTTCCCTTTTCCGTTTGTTTTCAGTTCAGTCAAAAACTCAAAGAAAGCCACTCGCATCGATGGCGACGCCGTCTTCAACATGACCACCCATCCCATCTGAGCTCCAAGCTGGCGATTGGCCAGTGACTGTGATAAAAAGAGGTTGCAGATCAAGGGTGAGCACCTTCCTGGTTTTTTCACAAGTTAAACACGGACCGGATACCAAGTCGAAGAAGACAGTGAGAACAGTTGTGTCGGAGCATGGATCTGGGCTCAAGAAATCAAGCTCCAAGAGCTCGCCCATCTGGTAGATCCAGAAGTTCGTCTAAGCAGCCGGATCTGCAGTCGACAAAAGAAATGGGTTCCGCATTAGCCCGAAAAGAAAGTGtagaaattttcattttacacAAGCCTCAAGCTTAATTTTTAGCATTGAAATAAACATGTtacaaacatataaaaaagtcTTAAAATAATTCTAAACAAACCTTTTGTGAACTTGCCAACACTTTAGTTTAAGCTCTGAAGAATAGTTTGTTAactttctaaaaaaaaaactctttcATTTTCTTGCAGCTAAAATTCGTGGCCGTAAACAGAAGTGCAAGCCCTTCGATGGCACCGCTGACTTTATATTGACGGCTCGGAATCGGCCCAAGCTGATCATTGGCCAAAATCAGTTCATAGCCCATCGCGGTGTTGGCAAAATCGGAACGTGGCGCTGCTCGCAGCACTCGAAGGGCTGCAAGGCGCGCGTCTTTACCTTTGCGTGGGGTTCAGAGATCAAATATCGTTTCTCGTGCGCCTCGCATGTGCATCGAAAGAcaacatattttaagaaaaagcTGGCAAACAAGTTTGTCAAGCAGGAATAAAACAATTATCAAAGTATAAATACACTCCAAACTAGATGAGATAGTATGCCGAAAGTTGATGGAATTATTCTCAAAATTTGGCAGCTTGTTGTATCTAAGTTTTACCAAGTTTTTTTTGGAAAGTCCTACGAAACAAATAAGAACTCAAAAACAACTGCTTTCTATATAAGCTAGACGAGATATTGGAGTTTTGAAGGGGATTGGAGCATAGTCAAAGTTCACTAGATCTCTGAGATCGAAACGCTCAAACATACGAACAGATCCGGACTGAGCAAATATATAGCTTATAGAGGATTCGTCGTCTGCAGATATtgtctaaaaatatatactctatattttATGGGCTTAAAGAACTCTTTCAACTTTacgtaaataaattataataaactGCAAGCGCATAAAATGTTGTGCAAATACTTTCTATACCGAACATTTTGTGAATTCTGGTCTAAGCTTAAAATATgtcttttttcaatttatacataaatgtttataattaatataactaCAGTAGTTAACATTTGCGGCGGCTCTAAGGCATTCATTTAACTAGGTTAGCTGCTCAGATCTTTCAacgatattttaaatatttgcaataagAATTGACTTTTTCTGGTAAGCCTCAGATAACCTACTGGGTCTCGGGCTCAGGTTTTACAAATTGTACTCCATTTTGGTAGTCTTCGATCTCTTGGTTTTTTTCCTACGCAGTTTCAAACTTAACCATTTGATCGATGCCGCTGTCGGCCCGATTCCAGCCATGTATGCGATCCGCGGCGGTCAGAGAGCTCAGCTTCTTGTGTATGAGCATGCCGGAGGCTTTGGCTGCCTCAATGCGCTTCGTGTCGCCCATGTGGTTGTGCACATCTAAAAAACAGGAAcgtgtcaaaatgttgccaattaaatgaatttgaggACAAACCGTTTGTTACATAGAGATCATCGCCGATGGTCTTCAGGCGGCTGCGGCATTTCATCGAGCGATTCTGTACACATTCCCAGTACAAGATGTCGTTGCTCTTGCCGTAGAACTTGAGATTGGAGCGATAGACGAAATTGTTGATGGTCAGCAGGGTGCCGCCCTTGCGGCTGATCAGGAACGTCTGCGGACCGCAGTTGTGCACATGCTGGGTAACTGCAAGGAGTGGAGATGGAGAACATTGAATTAATTCGACGATTAGCTAGAAAATGTTGcggatcaaaaatatatatatgtttgattTGAACAGATTGTAAAGTGTGGCGCTTACGTGCTAGCTATTTAATATGGAATCGCGGCTTTATTGTCCTCAATGtttattacaaaataatttgtttaagaGAATTAAGTGTAGCTTGCAAATTGCCTTGAAACGTTGTCgtgattatttttaagtatatAGAGTGTATagtaatatgtatgtaaatcgtgtgtatgtgtgggtgcgTGTGGGCACTGCATTGCCGACCAGTGTTGCCAAACGATGAGATGGTAAATGTATTGCATAAATCTGTCGTAAATAGCCATATTTTAGCTGGAAAATGGCTGGcttggcaacactggcgcCGTCAGACTTTTCAgcttttagttattttttcttgttttgcaGCGCCTTCTGCAGGCGCCGCTTGATCTTCTCGCGAAAATCATTTGGATCAATTTCTTCGCCAGTGGGTTTTATATTGGAATTCTCCTCTTCTCCAGCAGCCGGGGCGAGCACACCATCAGCAGCTGTTTCAGTGCCCGTCGATTCGTTAGCGTCAGCTTCTTCAATTTCATGTATTTCAAATACTTCgccctcctcctcctcttcctcATCGTCGCCATCCACTTTCGCTACGCTCTTTTGTATAACAATCTCGACTTTTGGTTCGGGCTTGGGCTCCACGCTGACAGCGCTCTCGCCCGGCATAAATTGCGAAGAGGTGACGCTCTTGTCGCTGGCCTGCATGAAATGCACATGTTCTCCATCGAAGGGAAAGACATTTTTTTGGTCGCACACCACGCGCACTTTGCACTCCTCGCCGTGCTCCCGGAAGCAGCATTGGAACACCGAGAATTCAGCTTTGCGGAACGAAAACTTAAACAGATGACCCTCGTAGACCAGCTTCACGCCACCTGCAAGGGCATGCAAATCTTTGATTAACATCATCGAGGAAGCAACAAGTGTCGGGGAAAAGGACTTACCCTTGGTAGTGGAGGCATACACGGCTGGCCTGCTGGCGACCTCGTTCTCTGTGGCCGCCTTCAGCTTGTCGAGCAATTTGAGTTTTGGCTGCGCATCGTCCACCTTTGTTCTGGGTCGGCCGCGTTTACGTGGTGGAATTACCTGCGGTGCGGGCAATGTTGATGTGGCTGGAGCTGTAGTTAAATTGAAGTGCGGTAGAAAGTGGTTAAAACACGGCTCAATATGTAGGCAGCTTAAcggaaactaaataaaacacAAGTCTTAGGTTTGTGCCAAGCTGGTGggcatttattaaataataaattgaataaaataaaatataatgcgCTGCAAATGTAAATCACAAGCTAAGAAGAAGCACTGTACTTGCGGGTGAAATGTTGCCACCTGCCAGCAATTGAGGGCACAGTTGCCACACATGTGGTAAAAATGTACCAAACTACTCGACGGGCCAACCATctgtatattttaaatatattcgttATATGAAAATGTACATGGTTGTCTACCTATAGTGAGGCGAcatttgaaaactttttagCATTTGAAATACCTTAAGAATTTGCAGAAatgataaattatttttgttttttggtacATATTAGTTTTTTCGAGTGGCAACTATGATAATGTGTGGATGCAGCGTTGCCATATCCTAAAGAGCACAAGTCAGCCATCTTGTTATTATTTCGCCGTATTCTAGTGATTTTTCGCCGCGTTTAACTACGCTTGGTTTTGCttgttaataaatttattgaaacCCGCTAcaataattgttgtttaaaatGTACCAAAGAAGTGAAATACCATTGTGCAAATGTGCTGTATGTGCTGAGTGTATAAAAAGTGCTCTAATCTTATCAGAACGACGCCAAGTGGCCGCAGCACGCTTTGTATCTTTTgcgttgtttgtgttttgtgagACTTGAACAAAAAAGATTGAGTTCCTTTTTTGCCATCAATGGCAgttaatttgaattaaacaaacaattttctcGACCAATGGCCATGGTAAGTGCTGCAACTTAAACAAAACCCATAGATGCTACGCTATACAATGTAAACTCCTTTAgtatatggcatatatatgtatgtatgtgtatgtatatgtgtgtataccttgaataaaatatttgctgctCGAAATGTTGTGTATTTTTTCTGTAAACTAAGTGATTCTTAAGGAAGCCAACAGGCACAGGAGCCACACATATTACCCATTTTTCCTATACAATTGCAGGAACCGCAGCCACCGCCCAGAACGGTCAGTTTATAGCGGAGCTGCCGACCAGCGTTTGGATAAACAAATACGATTATTTCTTTATACGCAACCAGAAGCAGGGCTACAATCTGATCTTCAACGGTTACATGTACAAGAAGGAGGCCAGCTTTCGGGCGACCATCAACTGGATCTGCTCCGACGGCAATGGCAAGCGCATTAACGAGAACAAGTGCTCCGCCCGTGCCATTACCAAATTCGAAGGCGGCATCAAGCTCGGCAAGAATCCGCACAATCATCCGCCTCGGTTCACGGGCAATACGCTGCCCGCCAAGCTCATGACCAAGGAAATGTTATTGCAGCACTattaaaaagccaaaacaacaacaacaacaacaaatctcTCGTCTTGTAGTTTATTTAGTTGTGTGCGTCATCAatgtacagtgaaagctcgaTTTGAATGTCCTCATATATAAAGCTCaaagaaatattcaaaaatacaCTGAAAAAAATCTTGAAATAGCTGATAGTgtatgatatatatacatatttttttcaatgtaaataattaaatcaaatatcaaatatatcatatttttagctcaaaaaaatattcataaaatacACTGGAAAAAACCTGACCATAGCCGACAGTGTgatatattttagtttattttttttattattattttttaatttattatattttaatgtaaTTAAATCATGCCATATATCAAATCGAAAATCttaaatgtacatacaaaaatcacaaaaatgcttacgaaaatagttttttaaagatttaaaaaattgaaagcaTAATATGACAATTTGTAAAAAGCTTGCGATTAAAATATGCTAGTTGATTATTTGAGGGCCACCTTAGCGAGCTTTCACTGTGCGCCTAGTTAAACTTAAGGCTCCTTCTAATATCTATCCCATCTGAGCATTTCTTCTCATCACCCATCAAACacataatttgcatttatcaTCCCGATaccacgcagcagcagccgcatccgTCAAGTTCCAGCGCACAGCTCGGGGCGAGTTCCTGGTGATCGATGGGCGCAGCTATAAGAAAACCCGGGCCATGCAGTATCGCACATATTACCACTGCCAGACGCCCAATTGCGGGGCGCACTATGTGCACGTCGAGCTGAGCCGCCGGCCGCGTCTGACCAAGTACAATGGACATGCGATGCACTGCGTCCAGAATGAATTATAGCCAATAGCCTTAGTGTAAGCTTC from Drosophila virilis strain 15010-1051.87 chromosome 2, Dvir_AGI_RSII-ME, whole genome shotgun sequence carries:
- the pre-mod(mdg4)-Y gene encoding uncharacterized protein pre-mod(mdg4)-Y, which produces MSSARALHLYTLLSDYKIQLPPLKRKSGKKESFDHLDVCFTRSNRGNNLLTINGKPFTLNRRIKDACYWECVKLRCKYIKCTARVVTKSNQISALRGQHNHP
- the pre-mod(mdg4)-Z gene encoding uncharacterized protein pre-mod(mdg4)-Z translates to MAIYDRFMQYIYHLILIVELIQCSPSPLLAVTQHVHNCGPQTFLISRKGGTLLTINNFVYRSNLKFYGKSNDILYWECVQNRSMKCRSRLKTIGDDLYVTNDVHNHMGDTKRIEAAKASGMLIHKKLSSLTAADRIHGWNRADSGIDQMVKFETA
- the pre-mod(mdg4)-T gene encoding modifier of mdg4 codes for the protein MQASDKSVTSSQFMPGESAVSVEPKPEPKVEIVIQKSVAKVDGDDEEEEEEGEVFEIHEIEEADANESTGTETAADGVLAPAAGEEENSNIKPTGEEIDPNDFREKIKRRLQKALQNKKK